A window of Akkermansia muciniphila contains these coding sequences:
- the eda gene encoding bifunctional 4-hydroxy-2-oxoglutarate aldolase/2-dehydro-3-deoxy-phosphogluconate aldolase, whose amino-acid sequence MKTLLEKLSAIRLVPVVVIHDADKAVPLAKALLDNGCACMEITFRTPAAAEAIARISREVPGMLVGAGTLLTPEQAQAACRAGASFGVAPGFDPQVVKAAAEMDFLFVPGVSTASEMSQALSLGCLFQKFFPAEAAGGVRMLKSLLAAFRHTGVRIMPTGGINAGNIGSWLEIPEVAACGGSWICESPLIEAGDWEEIGRRTREALKALKADAL is encoded by the coding sequence ATGAAGACACTGCTGGAAAAATTATCCGCCATCAGGCTTGTCCCCGTCGTCGTCATCCATGACGCGGACAAGGCCGTACCCCTTGCCAAAGCGCTGCTGGACAACGGCTGCGCCTGCATGGAAATCACGTTCAGAACGCCTGCCGCCGCGGAAGCCATTGCCCGCATTTCCCGGGAAGTCCCCGGAATGCTGGTGGGCGCGGGAACCCTCCTGACGCCGGAACAGGCGCAGGCCGCCTGCCGGGCGGGAGCCTCGTTCGGCGTGGCTCCCGGCTTTGACCCGCAGGTGGTGAAAGCCGCCGCGGAGATGGATTTCCTGTTTGTGCCGGGCGTCTCCACCGCCTCGGAAATGAGCCAAGCCCTTTCCCTGGGCTGCCTGTTCCAGAAGTTTTTCCCGGCGGAGGCCGCGGGCGGCGTCAGGATGCTTAAATCCCTGCTGGCCGCGTTCCGCCATACGGGCGTGCGCATCATGCCCACGGGCGGCATCAACGCGGGCAACATCGGCTCCTGGCTGGAAATCCCGGAAGTGGCCGCCTGCGGCGGTTCCTGGATTTGCGAATCTCCCCTCATTGAGGCCGGAGACTGGGAGGAAATAGGCAGGCGCACGCGGGAAGCCCTGAAAGCCTTGAAGGCAGACGCCCTTTAA
- the uxaC gene encoding glucuronate isomerase, whose product MFINDDFLLDTPQARTLFHEYAEGQPIIDYHSHLDPAAIADNRQFSNIAQLWLDGDHYKWRAMRTNGIPERLCSGDAPDREKYDAWAATVPRLLRNPLYHWTHLELRRPFGISGILFSPETADEVWKKTSSMLQSGGMGALDILKRMNVETVCTTDDPCDDLSAHRRHASSGDSVKLLPTFRPDKARAVHQGSAWREWVARLEQASGMEIRDLAAFREALASRHDFFARHGCKLSDHSLEAFDGESLSGEEAAALFASALRGGDIASGDAARFSNYLMGYFAELDSAKNWVRQLHVGALRNPNGAALRDLGPDTGFDAIADFTYISPLGRLLDRSAQQGTLPRTILYNLNPRDNAALAVLCGSFQDGVTAGKMQYGAAWWFLDQMDGMTRHLETLSQLGMLSRFVGMLTDSRSLLSYTRHEYFRRILCRVLGRDMAQGLVPDDMEMVGSMAADISYRNAKQYFNF is encoded by the coding sequence ATGTTTATCAACGACGATTTCCTGCTGGACACTCCCCAGGCCAGGACGCTTTTTCATGAGTACGCGGAAGGACAGCCGATCATCGACTACCATTCCCACCTGGACCCCGCCGCCATTGCGGACAACCGCCAGTTCTCCAACATCGCCCAGCTCTGGCTGGACGGGGACCATTACAAATGGCGCGCCATGAGGACGAACGGCATTCCGGAACGCCTCTGTTCCGGAGACGCTCCGGACCGGGAGAAATATGACGCCTGGGCGGCTACGGTGCCGCGCCTGCTGCGCAATCCCTTGTACCACTGGACGCATCTGGAACTGCGCCGCCCCTTCGGCATTTCCGGCATTCTGTTCAGTCCGGAAACGGCGGACGAGGTCTGGAAAAAAACCTCCTCCATGCTTCAGTCCGGAGGAATGGGCGCGCTGGATATCCTGAAAAGGATGAATGTGGAGACCGTCTGCACCACGGACGACCCCTGCGACGACCTGTCCGCCCACCGGAGGCATGCCTCTTCCGGGGATTCCGTCAAACTGCTCCCCACCTTCCGCCCGGACAAGGCGCGCGCCGTCCACCAGGGCAGTGCGTGGCGGGAGTGGGTGGCGCGCCTGGAACAGGCATCCGGCATGGAAATCCGTGATTTGGCCGCTTTCAGGGAAGCGCTCGCCTCCAGGCATGACTTTTTTGCCCGTCACGGCTGCAAGCTCTCGGACCACTCACTTGAAGCGTTTGACGGGGAAAGCCTGTCCGGAGAGGAAGCCGCCGCCCTGTTCGCCTCCGCTCTCCGGGGCGGTGACATCGCCTCCGGGGATGCGGCCCGTTTCTCCAACTACCTGATGGGTTACTTCGCGGAGCTGGATTCCGCGAAAAACTGGGTGCGCCAGCTTCATGTGGGCGCGCTCAGGAATCCGAACGGAGCCGCCCTGCGGGACCTGGGGCCGGATACGGGTTTTGACGCCATTGCGGATTTCACCTACATCTCCCCCCTGGGCCGCCTGCTGGACCGTTCCGCTCAACAGGGAACATTGCCGCGCACCATCCTGTACAACCTTAATCCGCGGGACAACGCCGCCCTGGCCGTGCTCTGCGGCAGTTTCCAGGACGGCGTCACGGCCGGAAAAATGCAGTACGGGGCCGCCTGGTGGTTCCTGGACCAGATGGACGGCATGACCCGCCATCTGGAAACCCTCAGCCAGCTCGGCATGCTATCCCGCTTCGTGGGCATGCTGACGGACAGCCGCAGCTTGCTGAGCTACACGCGGCATGAATACTTCCGCCGCATCCTGTGCCGTGTCCTGGGGCGTGACATGGCGCAGGGCCTGGTTCCGGACGACATGGAGATGGTAGGCTCCATGGCGGCGGACATCTCCTACAGGAACGCCAAACAATATTTCAACTTTTAA
- a CDS encoding sugar kinase: MSLTIKSEQECRWDIASLGEVMLRLDPGEGRIHTTRSFRVCEGGGEYNVARGLRRCFRMRGAIVTAICDNPVGRLLEDCMLQGGLDMDYVAWKPFDGIGRDCRVGLNFTERGYGVRAAVGCSDRGLSAACQMKPGEVDWDALFGRHGVRWFHTGGIYAGLSETTSAVVLEAVQAARRHGTIVSYDLNYRPSLWKSIGGQARAQEVNRAIAPFVDVMIGNEEDFQASLGLSIEGSTEDFSRIDHDSYRRMIRRAVKEFGFKAAATTLRVARTATLNDWAAMLYYDGEFYDSISFPNLEILDRVGGGDSFASGLIYGLLSGKGPQYAVNCGCAHGALAMTTPGDTSTATLAEVEKVMKGGTARVDR; encoded by the coding sequence ATGTCTTTAACTATTAAATCAGAACAGGAATGCCGCTGGGACATTGCCTCCCTGGGTGAAGTGATGCTGAGGCTGGACCCCGGAGAAGGGCGCATCCATACCACCCGTTCCTTCCGCGTGTGCGAGGGCGGAGGGGAATACAACGTAGCCCGCGGACTCCGGCGCTGCTTCAGGATGCGCGGAGCCATCGTCACCGCCATTTGCGACAATCCCGTGGGACGCTTGCTGGAAGACTGCATGCTCCAGGGCGGCCTGGACATGGATTACGTGGCGTGGAAGCCGTTTGACGGCATTGGCCGCGATTGCCGCGTGGGCCTGAACTTTACGGAGCGCGGCTATGGCGTGCGCGCCGCCGTGGGCTGCTCAGACCGCGGCCTGAGCGCCGCCTGCCAGATGAAGCCCGGGGAGGTGGACTGGGACGCCCTGTTCGGCAGGCACGGCGTGCGCTGGTTCCATACAGGCGGCATTTACGCGGGCCTTTCGGAAACGACCAGCGCCGTGGTGCTGGAAGCCGTGCAGGCCGCCCGCAGGCACGGGACCATCGTTTCCTATGACTTGAATTACCGCCCCTCCCTCTGGAAGAGCATCGGGGGGCAGGCCCGTGCGCAGGAGGTGAACCGGGCCATCGCCCCCTTTGTGGACGTGATGATCGGCAATGAAGAGGATTTCCAGGCGTCCCTGGGACTTTCCATTGAAGGGAGCACGGAAGATTTTTCCCGCATTGACCATGACTCCTACCGCCGGATGATCCGCCGCGCCGTCAAGGAGTTCGGCTTCAAGGCCGCGGCCACTACGCTGCGCGTGGCCCGAACGGCCACGCTGAACGACTGGGCGGCCATGCTGTATTACGACGGCGAATTTTATGATTCCATTTCCTTCCCGAACCTGGAAATCCTGGACCGCGTGGGCGGCGGGGATTCCTTTGCCTCCGGCCTGATTTACGGCCTGCTGTCCGGCAAGGGACCCCAGTACGCCGTGAACTGCGGCTGCGCCCACGGCGCGCTGGCCATGACCACTCCGGGGGATACCTCCACGGCCACGCTGGCGGAAGTGGAAAAAGTGATGAAAGGCGGAACCGCCCGCGTGGACCGCTAA
- a CDS encoding MATE family efflux transporter, whose translation MNKTWNLKEMKKLIPLALPVLVVNLSIVGMGAVDAIVAGRAGVTDMAAVALGSSVYLPVALFACGVLMIIGPVIANMRGKSHESRVGYMTNHGLWLALMLSLVSMPVIYVLRNVFGWISDDVAMCQMASAYMFAIMWGLPANLGFVALKSLNEGSNMTRPAMYVGLCGLLLNIPLNYIFVFGLYGFPRMGGAGCGAATAVIFYIEFLLMFLLVYLNPKHRPYRRHIVSWRRPTPSVITHLMRLGVPIGVSQLCEVMLFCAAALVLAPLGETQVASHQIAGNVGGLVFMLPLSVGLAASIRVAYHHGRKDLAGTKSAVLSSYVLVLTICLCTFGGITLFREQIVHLYNDSEMIVSTASVLLILAAAYQLPDCLQVLSVGVLRGFRDTASITVITFFSYWIVGFPVCYILARTNWIVPAMGARGIWIGFIIGLSVAAVLLLWRVRRTTRREFARMRLNGE comes from the coding sequence ATGAATAAGACGTGGAATTTGAAGGAGATGAAAAAACTGATACCGCTGGCCCTCCCGGTGCTGGTGGTCAACCTCTCCATTGTGGGCATGGGAGCGGTGGACGCCATTGTGGCCGGGCGCGCCGGAGTGACGGACATGGCCGCCGTGGCGCTGGGGTCTTCCGTGTACCTGCCTGTAGCGCTGTTCGCTTGCGGCGTGCTGATGATCATCGGCCCCGTGATTGCCAACATGCGGGGGAAAAGCCATGAAAGCCGCGTGGGTTACATGACCAACCACGGCTTGTGGCTGGCGCTGATGCTCAGCCTGGTTTCCATGCCGGTCATTTATGTGCTGAGAAACGTGTTCGGCTGGATTTCCGATGACGTCGCCATGTGCCAGATGGCTTCCGCCTACATGTTCGCCATCATGTGGGGCCTGCCCGCCAACCTGGGATTCGTGGCCCTCAAGAGCTTGAACGAGGGGTCCAACATGACCCGGCCCGCCATGTACGTGGGGCTGTGCGGCCTGCTGCTCAACATCCCGCTGAACTACATCTTCGTCTTCGGCCTGTACGGTTTTCCCCGCATGGGCGGAGCGGGATGCGGAGCGGCCACGGCGGTCATCTTCTACATTGAATTCCTGCTGATGTTCCTGCTGGTCTACCTGAATCCCAAGCACAGGCCGTACCGCAGGCACATCGTTTCCTGGCGGCGTCCCACGCCTTCCGTCATCACCCACCTCATGCGGCTCGGCGTACCGATCGGCGTTTCCCAGTTGTGCGAGGTGATGCTCTTCTGCGCGGCCGCGCTGGTACTGGCCCCGCTGGGAGAAACGCAGGTGGCCAGCCACCAGATTGCCGGGAACGTGGGTGGCCTGGTCTTCATGCTTCCGCTCTCCGTAGGTCTGGCGGCCTCCATCCGCGTGGCGTACCACCACGGCAGGAAGGACCTGGCGGGCACCAAGTCCGCCGTCCTGTCCTCCTATGTGCTGGTGCTCACCATCTGCCTGTGCACCTTTGGCGGCATCACCCTGTTCCGGGAGCAGATCGTGCACTTGTACAATGACTCGGAGATGATTGTCAGCACGGCTTCCGTCCTGCTGATTCTGGCGGCGGCCTACCAGCTTCCGGACTGCCTGCAGGTGCTCTCCGTCGGGGTGCTGAGAGGCTTCCGGGACACGGCTTCCATCACCGTCATCACCTTCTTTTCCTACTGGATCGTCGGGTTCCCGGTGTGCTACATCCTGGCCCGTACCAACTGGATTGTTCCGGCCATGGGCGCGCGCGGCATCTGGATAGGGTTTATCATCGGCTTGTCCGTGGCTGCTGTGCTCCTGCTCTGGCGGGTAAGGCGCACCACCAGGCGGGAGTTCGCCCGGATGCGCTTAAACGGAGAATAA
- a CDS encoding SDR family oxidoreductase, whose protein sequence is MGLQSFRPLAGKTAVVTGAAGVLCSVMARDLLKAGASVALLGRTRSKLEDLQRKLAEEGLGRTLVLAADVLDKAALEQACSRVKEEWGRLDILVNGAGGNDPRGTSPAEQCMPDTPADQGFFGMDMEGFEYVNRLNMIGTILPSQVFGELLAASGGCIVNISSMAAFQPLTKVGAYGAAKAAVDNFTKWLATHLAPLGVRVNAIAPGFFITEQNRFLMMEKDGATPTPRGRKVLAKTPMHRFGEPEDLCGALRFLVSPSASFVTGVIIPVDGGFLAYSGV, encoded by the coding sequence ATGGGGCTCCAGTCCTTCCGTCCGCTGGCGGGAAAAACCGCTGTCGTGACCGGGGCCGCGGGCGTGCTCTGTTCCGTGATGGCCCGTGACCTGCTGAAGGCCGGGGCCAGTGTGGCCCTCCTGGGCCGTACCCGCTCCAAGCTGGAAGACCTCCAGCGGAAGCTGGCGGAGGAAGGTCTGGGCCGGACGCTGGTGCTGGCTGCGGACGTGCTGGACAAGGCCGCTCTGGAACAGGCCTGTTCCCGCGTGAAGGAAGAATGGGGAAGGCTGGACATCCTGGTGAACGGCGCGGGCGGCAATGACCCGCGCGGAACCAGCCCGGCGGAGCAATGCATGCCGGACACTCCGGCGGATCAAGGCTTCTTCGGCATGGACATGGAGGGCTTTGAGTACGTGAACCGCCTCAACATGATCGGCACCATCCTGCCTTCCCAGGTGTTCGGGGAACTGCTGGCCGCCTCCGGCGGGTGCATCGTCAACATCTCCTCCATGGCTGCCTTCCAGCCCCTGACCAAGGTGGGCGCGTACGGAGCCGCCAAGGCCGCGGTGGACAATTTTACCAAGTGGCTCGCCACGCATCTGGCCCCGCTGGGCGTCCGCGTGAACGCGATTGCCCCCGGGTTCTTCATCACGGAGCAGAACCGCTTCCTGATGATGGAAAAGGACGGGGCAACCCCCACGCCGCGCGGCCGCAAGGTGCTTGCCAAGACGCCCATGCACCGTTTCGGTGAGCCGGAGGACCTCTGCGGGGCGCTCCGCTTCCTGGTCTCTCCTTCCGCTTCCTTCGTCACGGGCGTCATCATTCCCGTGGACGGGGGCTTTCTGGCCTATTCCGGAGTATAA